From one Verrucomicrobiota bacterium genomic stretch:
- a CDS encoding response regulator, with protein sequence MKRPLTILLVDDNIHDVTITRKCLQKAGVQAETIHLENGQECMAYLRQQEPYREAVRPDLVLLDINMPIMTGREVMREISLDDQLRHLPVLILTTSAASEDVSHMYQHRCSSYLVKPADFQEFVALIRDVMNYWSKLAKLPPKDSEPEENGLPSLSV encoded by the coding sequence ATGAAGAGGCCTCTCACCATCTTGCTGGTGGATGACAACATCCACGATGTCACCATCACCCGAAAGTGCCTCCAGAAAGCCGGGGTCCAAGCAGAGACCATTCACCTCGAAAACGGCCAAGAATGCATGGCCTACCTCCGGCAGCAGGAACCCTATCGCGAGGCCGTTCGTCCCGATCTCGTCCTGCTGGATATCAACATGCCCATCATGACCGGTCGGGAAGTGATGCGCGAAATCAGTCTCGACGACCAGTTACGGCACCTCCCGGTTCTCATTCTCACCACCTCAGCGGCCTCCGAGGATGTCTCCCATATGTATCAACATCGCTGCAGCTCCTACCTGGTGAAACCGGCCGATTTCCAGGAGTTCGTGGCCCTCATCCGGGACGTCATGAACTACTGGAGCAAGTTGGCGAAACTCCCGCCCAAGGACTCGGAGCCAGAAGAAAATGGGCTGCCGTCTTTGAGTGTCTGA
- a CDS encoding type II toxin-antitoxin system PemK/MazF family toxin: MISEGDIVVAELPQADGNSKARPVLILRELPGFGDFLVCGISTQIRQAEEDFDVVLGEDDADFSSTGLKATSVVRLSFVSSIQLTRMRRHLGNVSSTTLETLQSNLAAHLMARH, from the coding sequence ATGATTTCGGAGGGGGATATCGTCGTCGCGGAGCTTCCCCAAGCTGACGGAAACTCAAAAGCAAGACCGGTTCTAATTCTCAGGGAGTTGCCGGGTTTCGGCGATTTTTTGGTCTGTGGCATCAGCACTCAAATCCGCCAGGCGGAAGAAGACTTCGATGTCGTCCTTGGAGAGGACGACGCGGATTTCTCGAGCACCGGATTGAAAGCGACATCCGTGGTGCGGCTCAGTTTCGTCTCCTCCATTCAACTGACAAGAATGAGGAGACATCTCGGAAACGTCTCGTCGACTACTCTCGAAACCCTGCAATCAAATCTAGCGGCGCATCTGATGGCAAGGCACTAG
- a CDS encoding deoxyribodipyrimidine photo-lyase, translating into MAEKKHRRVLVWLRRELRVIDNPALYHAAQAAAEVLVVYVVSSWKGQHRWTGPNRQDFLCENLKALQGNIESLGGQMVFRQGRAHEVLAQLAGAIQAEAVYANAAPDPFGREEERKVASSCQSQGLLFEQFSSVVLHGPTEVLKGDGDPYRVFTPYSRSWFALPKAEPLPKPRSLRAPSGVPSGEVPSLATWGLRREIPLPVAAGEKAARKRMRHAVDQLIPGYQKTRNTPFGQTTSRLSQDLRFGLLSVRELYQRVAAAADAAGEKGAREGCHTYLTELAWREFYMAILHHYPQVLEEDFNSQWADLVWEEGRGEAWERWCQGETGFPIVDAAMRELRGSGFMHNRCRMITAMFLTKDLHIHWRAGESYFMQKLLDGEIASNNGGWQWSAGTGADAAPYFRIQNPWSQSERYDSQGEYIKQWVPELRDVAPKKLHQVPEAPLAKGYPLPMVDHKSEREETLRRFKRVKEATASTK; encoded by the coding sequence ATGGCGGAAAAGAAACACCGACGCGTGCTGGTTTGGCTGAGGCGGGAGCTGAGAGTGATCGATAACCCAGCCCTTTACCACGCCGCGCAGGCGGCGGCCGAGGTTTTGGTGGTGTATGTGGTGAGTTCTTGGAAGGGCCAGCACCGGTGGACGGGTCCCAATCGGCAGGACTTCCTCTGTGAGAACCTCAAGGCTTTGCAAGGAAACATCGAAAGCCTCGGCGGGCAGATGGTTTTCCGTCAGGGGCGAGCCCATGAGGTGCTGGCCCAGCTGGCTGGGGCCATCCAAGCGGAGGCCGTCTACGCGAACGCCGCGCCCGACCCTTTCGGCCGGGAAGAAGAAAGGAAGGTCGCGAGCTCGTGCCAAAGCCAAGGCCTTCTCTTCGAGCAATTTTCCTCGGTCGTCCTTCACGGGCCCACCGAAGTGCTGAAGGGGGATGGCGATCCCTACCGCGTTTTCACGCCCTACTCGCGGAGCTGGTTTGCCCTGCCCAAGGCCGAGCCTCTCCCCAAGCCACGCTCGCTGCGGGCTCCCTCGGGCGTGCCTTCCGGGGAGGTCCCGAGCTTGGCCACTTGGGGACTCCGGCGGGAGATTCCCTTGCCGGTCGCAGCGGGCGAGAAGGCCGCTCGCAAGCGGATGCGCCACGCGGTGGACCAGCTCATTCCGGGCTACCAGAAGACGCGCAATACGCCCTTTGGCCAGACGACTTCACGATTGAGCCAGGATCTGCGCTTTGGGCTTCTTTCGGTGCGGGAGCTTTACCAGCGGGTGGCGGCGGCGGCTGATGCGGCGGGAGAGAAGGGCGCCCGGGAGGGTTGCCACACCTACCTGACGGAGCTGGCGTGGCGGGAGTTCTACATGGCCATCCTTCACCATTACCCGCAGGTCTTGGAAGAGGATTTCAATTCGCAGTGGGCCGATCTCGTTTGGGAGGAGGGCCGGGGTGAGGCTTGGGAACGGTGGTGTCAGGGAGAGACGGGCTTCCCCATTGTGGATGCCGCCATGCGGGAACTCCGTGGGAGCGGCTTCATGCACAATCGTTGTCGCATGATCACCGCCATGTTTTTGACGAAGGACCTGCACATTCACTGGCGGGCGGGGGAGAGCTATTTCATGCAAAAGCTCCTCGATGGGGAAATCGCCAGCAACAATGGAGGCTGGCAGTGGAGTGCGGGCACGGGCGCGGATGCCGCGCCCTACTTTCGCATCCAAAACCCGTGGTCGCAGAGCGAGCGCTATGATTCCCAGGGCGAATACATCAAGCAATGGGTTCCGGAGTTGCGCGATGTGGCTCCCAAGAAATTGCACCAAGTGCCGGAGGCGCCTTTGGCCAAGGGCTACCCGCTCCCGATGGTCGACCACAAGAGCGAGCGCGAGGAGACGCTGCGTCGCTTCAAGCGCGTCAAGGAGGCCACGGCTTCAACGAAATAG
- a CDS encoding Gfo/Idh/MocA family oxidoreductase produces MTTSPPPLARLAVVGVGSIGQNHARVVAELENAELSGIYDADPDRAREIANAFGARTFSSLDEVMAASDGVSVAVPTAYHREVGETLLRAGKHVLVEKPIANSLEEARALVDLANEKRLTLQVGHIERFNPVLQELEAHLDHPRFIEAHRLSPFPKRSLDIGVVLDLMIHDLEIILHLVRSKVASIDAVGVPVLTKREDIANARLRFENGCVANITASRISPEKLRKIRVFQENAYLSLDYQEQTGHIFRREGLEISREEVAVEKDEPLKRELRSFAESVATGTQPKVSGHQGMAALELALEVTRLIEAQTATAS; encoded by the coding sequence GTGACTACCTCCCCTCCCCCCTTGGCTCGCCTGGCCGTCGTCGGCGTCGGCTCGATCGGCCAAAACCACGCCCGCGTCGTGGCCGAGCTCGAGAACGCGGAACTGAGCGGGATTTATGATGCCGACCCTGACCGCGCCCGGGAAATCGCCAACGCTTTCGGGGCCCGCACCTTCTCTTCCCTGGATGAAGTGATGGCCGCTTCCGACGGCGTCTCCGTGGCCGTGCCCACCGCCTACCACCGGGAAGTGGGGGAGACCCTCCTGCGAGCTGGCAAGCATGTCTTGGTCGAGAAACCGATCGCCAACTCTCTGGAAGAAGCCCGCGCACTCGTCGACCTAGCCAATGAAAAACGCCTCACCCTGCAAGTGGGCCACATCGAGCGATTCAATCCCGTCTTGCAAGAACTCGAAGCGCATCTCGATCACCCCCGCTTCATCGAGGCCCATCGTCTGAGCCCCTTCCCGAAGCGCTCCCTCGATATCGGGGTCGTCCTCGACCTCATGATCCACGACCTCGAGATCATCCTCCACCTCGTCCGCTCGAAGGTCGCCAGCATCGACGCGGTGGGCGTGCCCGTGCTCACCAAACGGGAGGACATCGCCAACGCCCGCCTCCGCTTCGAGAACGGCTGCGTCGCCAACATCACCGCCAGCCGCATCTCGCCCGAGAAGCTCCGCAAGATCCGCGTCTTCCAGGAAAACGCCTACCTCTCGCTCGACTACCAAGAGCAGACCGGACACATCTTCCGTCGGGAGGGTCTCGAGATTTCCCGGGAAGAAGTGGCGGTCGAAAAAGACGAACCTCTCAAGCGGGAACTGCGCTCCTTCGCCGAAAGCGTGGCCACCGGGACCCAACCGAAAGTCTCCGGGCACCAAGGCATGGCCGCCTTGGAACTGGCGCTCGAGGTCACGCGCTTGATCGAAGCGCAGACGGCCACTGCCTCATGA
- the lpxI gene encoding UDP-2,3-diacylglucosamine diphosphatase LpxI (LpxI, functionally equivalent to LpxH, replaces it in LPS biosynthesis in a minority of bacteria.), whose protein sequence is MAPPVDVTQPLGLISGNGLYPATFAAAAGRAGVSKLVVAAFEGETEPEWAQAVDALAWFRVGQLTKMIRFFQREGVSQAVMVGQIAPRHLFDLRPDMRTLLLLARTRQRNAESLFGAIAEELAKEGIHLLLATTFLEEQLASEGHLAGPTPKARLWEDAHFGWEIAKETSRLDIGQSVIVRHGTVLAVEAFEGTNACIERGGALGRGKALLVKVSKPQQDLRFDVPVIGPATLESAAEAGLQAIAVEAGKTLVLAPEEVRELAEKHRISLLGLAAEAANPET, encoded by the coding sequence ATGGCTCCCCCTGTGGATGTGACCCAGCCCCTCGGCCTGATCTCCGGCAACGGCCTTTACCCAGCCACCTTCGCCGCGGCCGCTGGCCGGGCCGGGGTCTCGAAGCTGGTGGTGGCGGCCTTCGAAGGGGAGACCGAGCCGGAGTGGGCCCAGGCCGTAGACGCTCTCGCGTGGTTTCGGGTCGGCCAGCTGACCAAGATGATTCGTTTTTTCCAGAGGGAGGGAGTCAGCCAAGCCGTCATGGTGGGGCAGATCGCGCCCCGCCATCTCTTCGATCTTCGCCCGGACATGCGGACGCTTTTGCTCCTGGCGCGAACTCGGCAGCGCAATGCCGAATCGCTCTTTGGCGCCATCGCGGAGGAGCTGGCCAAGGAAGGAATCCATCTCCTGCTGGCCACCACCTTTCTCGAGGAGCAGCTGGCCTCGGAGGGCCATCTGGCGGGCCCGACGCCCAAGGCTCGCCTGTGGGAGGACGCGCACTTTGGTTGGGAAATCGCCAAGGAAACCTCGCGTCTCGACATCGGCCAGAGCGTCATCGTCCGCCACGGCACGGTCCTGGCCGTGGAGGCCTTCGAAGGCACCAACGCCTGCATCGAGCGCGGGGGCGCGCTCGGGCGTGGAAAAGCCCTCCTCGTGAAAGTCTCCAAACCCCAGCAAGATCTCCGCTTTGACGTCCCCGTGATCGGCCCCGCCACCCTCGAGAGCGCAGCGGAAGCCGGACTCCAGGCCATCGCAGTGGAAGCGGGCAAGACCTTGGTGCTGGCGCCCGAGGAAGTGCGGGAGTTGGCCGAGAAGCACCGGATTTCCCTCCTGGGGCTGGCTGCCGAGGCGGCAAATCCCGAGACTTGA
- the lpxB gene encoding lipid-A-disaccharide synthase translates to MTLFLVAGEASGDTHGVELMEALRRRCGPIAWKGLGGPAMKAHAPHPDFHDWLEEAAVLGLWEVLKKYPWFKQRFRETVARLMAEPPEAVILIDYPGFNLRLARALRKKNFPGKIIFYISPQVWAWNRGRIPAMARTLDLMLCIFPFEKALYQASGLPTEFVGHPLVDELAEVRAQEIEREPGLIGLFPGSREREVEALLPEMLQAITLLNDIDLSYRFVVSAANEGLEKLIQERLRAFPDALRCTTIQRGESRRLMRRCQVAAVASGTATLEAAFLGLPYCLVYKVAPLTYSAGRMLVRIPYLGIVNILADRPLVKELLQGNARGEKIAGELKRLLDNAESRRTLQREFHQLTKQLGLGGTHERAAEAIADLLA, encoded by the coding sequence ATGACGCTCTTCCTGGTAGCCGGGGAAGCCAGCGGCGATACCCATGGCGTGGAGTTGATGGAGGCCCTCCGTCGGCGCTGCGGCCCGATCGCATGGAAAGGCCTGGGCGGGCCCGCCATGAAGGCCCACGCTCCCCACCCGGACTTTCACGACTGGCTGGAAGAGGCGGCCGTGCTCGGGCTCTGGGAGGTCCTCAAAAAGTATCCTTGGTTTAAGCAACGCTTTCGGGAAACCGTGGCGCGCCTCATGGCCGAGCCGCCGGAGGCCGTCATTCTCATCGACTACCCGGGATTCAACCTCCGCCTGGCCCGCGCCCTACGGAAAAAGAACTTCCCCGGCAAAATCATCTTCTACATCAGTCCTCAGGTCTGGGCCTGGAATCGCGGGCGCATCCCGGCCATGGCTCGGACGCTCGACCTCATGCTCTGCATCTTTCCCTTCGAGAAAGCCCTCTACCAAGCCTCCGGTCTCCCAACCGAGTTTGTGGGCCACCCTCTGGTGGACGAACTGGCCGAAGTCCGCGCCCAAGAGATCGAGCGGGAGCCGGGACTGATCGGGCTCTTTCCCGGTAGCCGTGAGCGCGAAGTCGAGGCCCTGCTCCCCGAAATGCTGCAAGCGATCACCCTCCTGAACGACATCGATCTCTCCTACCGCTTTGTGGTCTCGGCCGCCAATGAGGGCCTGGAGAAACTCATCCAGGAGCGTCTGCGGGCCTTTCCCGACGCACTTCGCTGCACCACCATCCAGAGGGGCGAATCCCGTCGCCTCATGCGCCGCTGTCAAGTGGCCGCCGTAGCCTCCGGCACCGCCACCCTCGAAGCCGCCTTCCTGGGCCTGCCCTACTGTCTCGTCTACAAAGTGGCGCCCTTGACCTACTCGGCGGGTCGAATGCTGGTGCGCATCCCTTACCTCGGGATCGTGAACATCTTGGCAGATCGACCTCTCGTAAAAGAATTGCTCCAGGGGAACGCTCGGGGCGAAAAGATCGCGGGCGAGCTCAAGCGGCTCCTCGACAACGCGGAAAGCCGTCGCACCCTCCAACGGGAATTCCACCAACTGACCAAGCAGCTCGGCCTCGGCGGGACCCACGAACGAGCCGCCGAAGCCATCGCCGACCTGCTCGCATGA